In a genomic window of Weissella tructae:
- the rpmC gene encoding 50S ribosomal protein L29: MKIKDLKNEIKGLSTAELVAKEKSYKEELFNLRFQLATGQLENTARLAEVRKQIARIKTAIRQDELNK; the protein is encoded by the coding sequence ATGAAGATCAAGGATCTAAAAAACGAAATCAAGGGTCTAAGTACTGCTGAATTGGTTGCCAAGGAAAAGAGCTACAAGGAAGAATTGTTTAACCTACGCTTCCAACTAGCAACTGGTCAACTTGAAAACACTGCACGATTGGCTGAAGTACGTAAGCAAATCGCACGTATTAAGACTGCTATTCGTCAAGACGAACTAAACAAGTAG
- the rpsE gene encoding 30S ribosomal protein S5: MAYIDPKTLGELEENVVGINRVTKVVKGGRRLRFAALVVVGDRNGHVGFGTGKAQEVPEAIRKAIEDAKRNIISVPTVGTTLPHSTLGVFDGGRILLKPAAEGSGVAAGGAARAVLELAGVADVTAKSLGSATPINVVRATFEAIESLKSAEEVAELRQVSLEHLAD, from the coding sequence ATGGCTTATATCGATCCAAAAACGCTAGGCGAACTAGAAGAAAACGTTGTTGGTATTAACCGTGTTACAAAAGTTGTTAAGGGTGGACGTCGTCTACGTTTCGCAGCTTTGGTAGTTGTCGGTGACCGCAATGGACACGTTGGTTTCGGAACTGGTAAGGCGCAAGAAGTGCCTGAAGCAATCCGTAAGGCGATTGAAGACGCAAAGCGTAACATTATCTCTGTTCCAACTGTTGGTACGACCCTTCCTCACTCTACTTTGGGTGTCTTCGACGGTGGCCGAATTCTATTGAAGCCAGCCGCTGAAGGTTCTGGAGTGGCAGCCGGTGGTGCTGCTCGTGCCGTATTGGAATTGGCTGGAGTTGCCGACGTGACTGCAAAGTCACTAGGTTCAGCAACACCAATTAACGTTGTACGCGCAACTTTTGAAGCAATCGAATCATTGAAGAGTGCTGAAGAAGTTGCTGAGTTGCGTCAAGTCTCACTTGAGCACTTGGCAGATTAA
- the rpmD gene encoding 50S ribosomal protein L30 — MTDQVKVTLVKSAAHRKPNQRAIVKSLGLNKVNSSAVLPDNAATRGALFKIAHLITVEVVK, encoded by the coding sequence ATGACCGATCAAGTAAAGGTTACACTTGTTAAGAGTGCTGCTCACCGTAAGCCAAATCAACGTGCGATTGTTAAGTCACTTGGTTTGAACAAAGTGAACTCATCAGCCGTATTGCCTGATAACGCTGCAACGCGTGGTGCACTATTTAAGATTGCTCATTTGATTACTGTTGAAGTAGTTAAATAA
- the rplN gene encoding 50S ribosomal protein L14, with product MIQQESRLKVADNSGAREILTIKVLGGSGRKFAGIGDMIVATVKQAIPGGTVKKGDVVKAVIVRTVSGVHRTDGSYIKFDENAAVIVKDDKSPVGTRIFGPVARELRDSDYMRIVSLAPEVL from the coding sequence GTGATTCAACAAGAGAGTCGTTTAAAGGTTGCTGACAATTCAGGTGCACGTGAAATCTTAACTATTAAGGTTTTGGGTGGATCAGGACGTAAGTTCGCCGGAATCGGTGACATGATCGTCGCAACTGTTAAGCAAGCTATCCCTGGTGGTACTGTAAAGAAGGGTGACGTCGTTAAGGCCGTTATCGTTCGTACTGTTTCAGGAGTTCACCGTACTGACGGTTCATACATCAAGTTTGACGAAAACGCTGCAGTTATCGTTAAAGATGACAAGAGCCCTGTTGGTACTCGTATTTTCGGACCTGTTGCGCGTGAATTGCGTGACAGTGATTACATGCGTATTGTGTCATTGGCACCTGAAGTATTGTAA
- the rpsQ gene encoding 30S ribosomal protein S17: MTENRNARKVYQGRVVSDKMEKTITVAIETYKNHPVYGKRVKYTKKFKAHDENNEAKQGDIVRIMETRPTSATKRFRLVEIVEKAVII, from the coding sequence ATGACTGAAAATCGTAACGCACGTAAAGTTTACCAAGGGCGCGTAGTGTCAGATAAGATGGAAAAGACAATCACTGTTGCCATCGAAACTTACAAGAACCACCCTGTATATGGTAAGCGTGTTAAGTACACGAAGAAGTTTAAGGCTCACGACGAGAACAACGAAGCTAAGCAAGGTGATATTGTACGCATCATGGAGACGCGTCCAACATCAGCTACAAAGCGCTTCCGTTTGGTAGAAATCGTCGAGAAGGCTGTTATTATCTAA
- the rplW gene encoding 50S ribosomal protein L23, with protein MDARDIILRPIITEQTMSVLDSKTYTFEVDVRATKPQIKRAIEEIFEVKIEKINTANVRGKLKRQGRYAGYTKKRKKAIVKLSAASKDIQLFNEQ; from the coding sequence ATGGACGCACGCGATATCATTTTGCGCCCGATCATCACTGAACAAACAATGTCAGTCTTGGACAGCAAGACTTACACGTTTGAAGTTGATGTTCGCGCTACTAAGCCACAAATCAAGCGCGCTATTGAAGAAATTTTCGAAGTTAAAATCGAAAAGATCAATACTGCAAACGTACGTGGTAAGCTAAAGCGTCAAGGACGCTACGCAGGATACACTAAGAAGCGTAAGAAGGCAATTGTTAAGTTGTCAGCTGCTTCAAAGGATATCCAACTATTCAACGAACAATAA
- the rpsH gene encoding 30S ribosomal protein S8 encodes MSMTDPIADFLTRIRNANMVRHDSVLVPASKIKMDIAEILKNEGYVRDVEYIEDDKQGVIRVFLKYGSDKERVITGLKRISKPGLRSYVKSDAVPKVLNGLGTAIISTSEGVITDKEARAKGIGGEVLAYVW; translated from the coding sequence ATGTCAATGACTGACCCAATTGCAGACTTTTTGACTCGTATTCGTAACGCCAACATGGTTCGTCACGATTCAGTTCTAGTACCTGCATCAAAGATCAAGATGGACATCGCTGAAATTTTGAAGAACGAAGGCTATGTTCGTGACGTTGAATACATTGAAGATGACAAGCAAGGTGTCATCCGTGTTTTCCTTAAGTACGGTTCTGACAAGGAACGTGTTATCACTGGTTTGAAGCGTATTTCAAAGCCAGGATTGCGTTCATACGTAAAGTCAGATGCTGTGCCTAAGGTATTGAACGGATTGGGAACTGCTATCATTTCAACTTCAGAAGGTGTTATCACCGACAAAGAAGCTCGCGCCAAGGGTATTGGTGGCGAAGTATTAGCTTACGTTTGGTAA
- the rpsC gene encoding 30S ribosomal protein S3, with the protein MGQKINPTGFRVGVIRDWDAKWYADKKDFAANLLEDTKLRKYIETKLADASVSRIEIERTANRVNISIHTAKPGMVIGKGGSEVDALRNQLSKMVAKGERVHINIIEIKKPDLEAKLVGSQIAGDLERRVAFRRAMRGAMQRAMRSGAKGIKVQVSGRLNGADIARIEQYTEGTVPLHTLRADIDYSWDEATTTFGQLGVKTWIYRGDVLPEKKSVKKQGGE; encoded by the coding sequence ATGGGTCAAAAGATTAACCCAACCGGTTTTCGTGTCGGTGTCATCCGCGACTGGGATGCCAAGTGGTACGCAGACAAGAAGGACTTCGCAGCTAATCTTTTAGAAGATACAAAGTTGCGTAAGTATATCGAGACTAAGTTGGCAGATGCATCAGTTTCACGTATTGAAATTGAACGTACTGCTAACCGTGTAAACATCTCAATCCACACTGCAAAGCCAGGTATGGTTATTGGTAAGGGTGGATCAGAAGTTGATGCATTGCGTAACCAACTTTCAAAGATGGTTGCCAAGGGTGAACGTGTTCACATCAACATCATTGAGATTAAGAAGCCTGATTTGGAAGCCAAGCTAGTTGGTTCACAAATCGCTGGTGATCTTGAACGCCGTGTTGCTTTCCGTCGCGCTATGCGTGGTGCAATGCAACGTGCAATGCGTTCAGGTGCCAAGGGTATCAAGGTTCAAGTTTCTGGTCGTTTGAATGGTGCAGATATTGCTCGTATTGAACAATATACTGAAGGAACGGTGCCTTTGCACACATTGCGTGCAGACATCGACTATTCATGGGACGAAGCAACAACTACTTTCGGTCAACTAGGTGTTAAAACTTGGATTTACCGTGGTGATGTTTTGCCAGAAAAGAAGTCAGTTAAGAAGCAAGGAGGCGAGTAA
- the rplV gene encoding 50S ribosomal protein L22 has protein sequence MAEQITSARATANTVRVAPRKVRLVLDQVRGKSVAEAFAILEFLPNHSSVDVYKVLNSAVANAENNFSLDREDLVIAEAFANEGPTLKRFRPRAKGSASAINKRTSHITIVVTEK, from the coding sequence ATGGCTGAACAAATCACGTCAGCACGCGCCACAGCAAACACTGTTCGTGTCGCACCACGTAAGGTCCGCCTTGTGCTTGACCAAGTTCGTGGGAAGTCAGTGGCAGAGGCATTTGCAATTTTAGAATTCTTGCCAAACCACTCTTCAGTAGATGTATATAAGGTGTTGAACTCAGCTGTTGCTAACGCTGAGAACAACTTCTCACTAGATCGTGAAGATCTAGTAATTGCAGAAGCTTTTGCTAACGAAGGACCAACGCTAAAGCGTTTCCGTCCTCGTGCGAAGGGATCAGCTTCAGCAATCAACAAGCGTACAAGCCACATTACTATTGTGGTAACAGAAAAGTAA
- the rplB gene encoding 50S ribosomal protein L2, translating to MAIKKFKPTTNGRRNMTGSDFSEITKTTPEKTLLDSKSSTGGRNAYGHMTVRHRGGGHKRQYRVIDFKRNKDDVTAKVIAIEYDPNRTANIALLHYTDGVKAYILAPKGLEVNTVIESGPEADIKVGNAMPLSNIPDGTQIHNIELKPGKGGQLVRSAGASAQVLGKEGKYVLVRLQSGEVRMILATCRATIGVVGNEQHSLINWGKAGRNRWRGKRPTVRGSVMNPNDHPHGGGEGKAPIGRPSPLSPWGKKTAGKKTRNVNARSSKFIVRGRKGK from the coding sequence GTGGCTATCAAGAAATTCAAACCAACCACAAACGGTCGTCGTAATATGACTGGTTCAGATTTTTCTGAAATCACAAAGACAACCCCAGAAAAGACTTTGCTAGATTCAAAGTCAAGTACTGGTGGACGTAACGCCTACGGTCACATGACTGTTCGTCACCGTGGTGGTGGACACAAGCGCCAATACCGTGTTATCGACTTTAAGCGTAACAAGGATGATGTTACAGCTAAGGTTATCGCGATCGAATACGATCCAAACCGTACTGCTAACATTGCGCTTCTTCACTACACTGACGGAGTTAAGGCTTACATCTTGGCGCCTAAGGGACTAGAAGTTAACACTGTTATCGAATCAGGTCCTGAAGCCGACATCAAGGTCGGAAACGCAATGCCTTTGTCAAACATTCCTGACGGAACGCAAATCCACAACATCGAATTGAAGCCTGGTAAGGGTGGACAATTGGTACGTTCAGCTGGAGCGTCAGCCCAAGTTTTGGGTAAGGAAGGAAAGTACGTACTTGTTCGCCTACAATCTGGTGAAGTACGTATGATCTTGGCAACTTGCCGTGCAACTATTGGTGTTGTCGGAAACGAACAACACTCATTGATCAACTGGGGTAAGGCTGGTCGTAACCGTTGGCGTGGTAAGCGTCCAACAGTTCGTGGATCAGTAATGAACCCTAACGATCACCCACACGGTGGTGGAGAAGGTAAGGCTCCTATCGGACGTCCTTCACCATTGTCACCATGGGGTAAGAAGACTGCCGGTAAGAAGACTCGTAACGTTAATGCTCGCTCAAGCAAGTTTATCGTTCGTGGTCGTAAGGGTAAGTAA
- the rplD gene encoding 50S ribosomal protein L4, with translation MTKIAMFKQDGSNAGEIELNDAIFAIEPNNDVITDAVLMQRASMRQGTHAVKNRSAVRGGGRKPWRQKGTGRARQGSIRSPQWRGGGIVFGPTPRSYAYKMPKKAYRLALKSVLSQKVLDSALVVVDALTFDAPKTKEFIKVLDNLNVNEKTLVVLDDNNTNAALAARNLNNVTVMTAKGVNVLDVINNDKLVVVQSALAQVEEVLA, from the coding sequence ATGACTAAGATTGCTATGTTTAAGCAAGATGGTTCAAATGCTGGTGAAATTGAGTTGAATGACGCAATTTTCGCAATCGAACCAAACAACGATGTCATTACAGACGCAGTTTTGATGCAACGTGCATCAATGCGTCAAGGTACACACGCCGTTAAGAACCGCTCAGCTGTTCGTGGTGGTGGGCGTAAGCCATGGCGTCAAAAGGGTACTGGACGTGCTCGTCAAGGATCAATCCGTTCTCCACAATGGCGTGGTGGTGGAATTGTCTTTGGACCTACTCCACGTTCATATGCCTACAAGATGCCTAAGAAGGCTTACCGTTTGGCTTTGAAGTCAGTATTGTCACAAAAGGTTTTGGATTCAGCTTTGGTTGTTGTTGATGCATTGACATTCGACGCACCTAAGACTAAGGAATTCATCAAGGTTTTGGACAACTTGAACGTAAACGAAAAGACGTTGGTTGTCTTGGACGATAACAACACAAACGCAGCTTTGGCAGCACGTAACTTGAACAACGTGACTGTAATGACTGCTAAGGGTGTTAACGTTCTTGACGTAATCAACAACGATAAGTTGGTTGTTGTACAATCAGCTTTGGCACAGGTTGAGGAGGTCTTGGCATAA
- the rplE gene encoding 50S ribosomal protein L5, which yields MANRLKEQYVSEVTPALIEKFNYSSIMQAPKIEKIVLNMGVGDAVSNSKNLDEAVAELELIAGQKPVITRAKKSIAGFRLREGMAIGTKVTLRGERMYDFLDKLVNISLPRVRDFRGVSPKAFDGRGNYTLGIREQLIFPEIDYDNVNRVRGLDIVIVTTANTDEEGRELLTQLGMPFAK from the coding sequence ATGGCAAATCGCTTAAAGGAACAATACGTTAGCGAAGTGACACCTGCGTTGATTGAAAAGTTTAACTACTCATCAATCATGCAAGCACCTAAGATCGAAAAGATCGTTTTGAACATGGGTGTTGGTGACGCTGTTTCTAACTCAAAGAACTTGGATGAAGCTGTTGCTGAACTTGAATTGATTGCTGGTCAAAAGCCAGTTATCACTCGCGCTAAGAAGTCAATCGCTGGCTTCCGTTTGCGTGAAGGTATGGCAATCGGTACTAAGGTTACTTTGCGTGGTGAACGTATGTACGACTTCTTAGACAAGTTGGTTAACATTTCATTGCCACGTGTTCGTGACTTCCGTGGAGTTTCACCAAAGGCCTTTGATGGTCGTGGAAACTACACGTTAGGAATCCGTGAACAACTAATTTTCCCAGAAATCGATTACGATAACGTTAACCGTGTTCGTGGTTTGGACATCGTCATTGTGACGACTGCCAACACTGACGAAGAAGGTCGTGAATTGCTTACTCAATTGGGTATGCCTTTCGCTAAGTAA
- the rplF gene encoding 50S ribosomal protein L6 — translation MSRIGNKVLTLPAGVEISREGNVVTVKGPKGTLSREIAPEIGFNVEGTEVTFTRPSDEGRIKALHGTTRANVANMVEGVSTGFKKTLKLVGVGYRAAMQGSDLVLSVGYSHPVNFEAREGLTVEVPDTLTVVVEGINKQLVGDLAAEIRAVRPPEPYKGKGIRYENEHVARKEGKTGK, via the coding sequence ATGAGTCGTATTGGTAACAAAGTTTTGACTTTGCCAGCTGGCGTTGAGATCTCACGTGAAGGTAACGTAGTTACTGTTAAGGGTCCTAAGGGAACTCTTTCACGCGAAATCGCGCCTGAAATTGGATTTAACGTTGAAGGTACAGAAGTTACTTTCACACGTCCATCAGACGAAGGTCGTATTAAGGCACTTCACGGAACAACTCGCGCCAATGTTGCAAACATGGTTGAGGGTGTCTCAACAGGTTTCAAGAAGACTTTGAAGCTTGTCGGTGTTGGTTACCGTGCCGCAATGCAAGGTTCAGACCTTGTATTGAGTGTTGGTTACTCACACCCAGTTAACTTTGAGGCCCGTGAAGGCTTGACAGTGGAAGTTCCTGACACATTGACTGTTGTCGTTGAAGGAATTAACAAGCAACTAGTCGGAGACTTGGCTGCTGAAATCCGCGCCGTACGTCCACCTGAACCTTATAAGGGTAAGGGTATTCGTTACGAAAACGAACACGTTGCACGTAAGGAAGGTAAGACTGGTAAGTAA
- the rpsJ gene encoding 30S ribosomal protein S10, translating to MASKKIRIRLKAYEHEILDASAEKIVETAKRTGAEISGPIPLPTERTLYTILRSPHKHKDSREQFEMRTHKRLIDILNPTAKTVDALSKLELPSGVNIEIKL from the coding sequence ATGGCAAGTAAGAAGATTCGTATCCGTTTGAAGGCTTACGAGCACGAAATCTTGGACGCATCAGCAGAAAAGATTGTTGAAACGGCAAAGCGTACAGGTGCTGAAATCTCAGGACCTATTCCGTTGCCAACGGAACGTACTTTGTACACGATTTTGCGTTCACCACACAAGCACAAGGATTCACGTGAACAATTCGAAATGCGCACACACAAGCGTTTGATCGACATTTTGAACCCTACTGCTAAGACAGTTGATGCTTTGTCAAAGCTTGAACTACCAAGTGGTGTTAATATCGAAATCAAGTTGTAA
- the rpsS gene encoding 30S ribosomal protein S19, whose translation MSRSLKKGPFADASLLKKVEAANASEKQAVIKTWSRRSTIFPSFIGLTFAVYDGRKHVPVLVQEDMVGHKLGEFVPTRTFRGHAADDKKTKRK comes from the coding sequence ATGAGTCGTAGCTTGAAAAAGGGACCTTTTGCTGACGCTAGCTTGTTGAAGAAGGTTGAAGCCGCTAACGCTTCAGAAAAGCAAGCCGTTATCAAGACATGGTCACGTCGTTCAACAATTTTTCCTAGCTTTATCGGATTGACTTTTGCTGTTTATGATGGACGTAAGCACGTTCCAGTTTTGGTCCAAGAAGATATGGTTGGACACAAGTTGGGTGAATTCGTTCCTACGCGTACATTCCGTGGACACGCAGCAGACGATAAGAAGACAAAGCGTAAGTAA
- the rplP gene encoding 50S ribosomal protein L16, whose product MLVPKRVKYRRPHRGRMRGEAKGGREVSFGEFGLQATSSHWITNRQIEAARIAMTRHMKRGGQVWIKIYPHLSYTSKGVGVRMGNGKGSPEGWVAPVKRGTVMFEVGGVSEEVAREALRLASNKLPVRTKIVTRQMEGE is encoded by the coding sequence ATGCTAGTACCAAAGCGTGTAAAGTACCGTCGTCCACATCGTGGTCGCATGCGCGGCGAAGCGAAGGGTGGACGCGAGGTATCTTTCGGTGAATTCGGACTACAAGCCACGAGTTCACACTGGATTACTAATCGTCAAATCGAAGCTGCTCGTATTGCCATGACACGTCACATGAAGCGTGGTGGTCAAGTTTGGATTAAGATTTACCCACACTTGTCATACACTTCTAAGGGTGTTGGTGTACGTATGGGTAACGGTAAGGGTTCTCCAGAAGGATGGGTTGCACCTGTCAAGCGTGGAACTGTTATGTTCGAAGTTGGTGGAGTTTCAGAAGAAGTCGCCCGCGAAGCCTTGCGTCTTGCATCTAACAAGTTGCCAGTCCGAACTAAAATCGTGACTCGCCAAATGGAGGGTGAATAA
- the rplC gene encoding 50S ribosomal protein L3, with amino-acid sequence MTTKGILGRKVGMTQVFTENGELIPVTVIEATPNVVFQVKSMENDGYEAIQLGFDDKRAVLSNKPEQGHAAKANTTPKRYIREIRNAEGEFNVGDEVKVDIFAAGEAVDVTGITKGHGFQGNIKKDGQSRGPMSHGSRYHRRPGSMGAVINRVFKGKKLPGRMGNHKRTVQNLQVVRVDVENNVILVKGNVPGANKSLVTVKNSVKAK; translated from the coding sequence ATGACAACTAAGGGTATCTTAGGCCGCAAAGTCGGCATGACTCAGGTATTTACTGAGAACGGTGAACTTATTCCAGTTACTGTAATTGAAGCTACGCCAAACGTTGTTTTCCAAGTTAAGTCTATGGAAAACGATGGTTACGAAGCAATTCAACTAGGTTTCGACGATAAGCGTGCTGTTTTGAGCAACAAGCCTGAGCAAGGTCACGCCGCTAAGGCAAACACGACCCCTAAGCGCTACATTCGTGAGATTCGTAACGCTGAAGGTGAATTTAACGTTGGGGATGAAGTTAAGGTTGATATCTTCGCCGCTGGTGAAGCTGTTGACGTTACTGGAATCACAAAGGGTCATGGTTTCCAAGGAAACATCAAGAAGGACGGACAATCACGTGGGCCTATGTCTCACGGATCACGTTACCACCGTCGACCTGGTTCAATGGGTGCTGTTATCAACCGCGTGTTCAAGGGTAAGAAGTTGCCAGGACGTATGGGAAACCACAAGCGTACTGTTCAAAACTTGCAAGTTGTTCGCGTTGATGTTGAAAACAACGTGATCTTGGTTAAGGGAAACGTTCCTGGAGCCAACAAGTCACTAGTTACTGTTAAGAATTCAGTAAAAGCTAAGTAA
- the rplX gene encoding 50S ribosomal protein L24 translates to MFVKTGDKVMVIAGKDKGKEGVVTKTLKTQDRVVVEGVNKIKKHQKPNNQYPQGGIIELEAPIHVSNVQLLDPSTNEPTKIGYKVEDGKKVRYAKKSGKTLA, encoded by the coding sequence ATGTTTGTGAAGACTGGTGACAAGGTAATGGTTATCGCCGGCAAGGACAAGGGTAAGGAAGGCGTTGTAACAAAGACGTTGAAGACTCAAGACCGTGTTGTAGTGGAAGGTGTGAACAAGATTAAGAAGCACCAAAAGCCAAATAACCAATACCCACAAGGTGGAATTATTGAGCTAGAAGCTCCTATCCACGTTTCAAACGTACAATTGCTTGACCCTTCTACTAACGAACCAACAAAGATTGGTTACAAGGTTGAAGATGGTAAGAAGGTACGTTACGCAAAGAAGTCTGGAAAGACTTTGGCATAA
- the rplR gene encoding 50S ribosomal protein L18 — protein sequence MITKSDKNKVRQHRHTRVRGKISGTAERPRLNVYRSNKNIYAQLIDDVAGVTLASASTLDKSVETAPKTEQASKVGALIAERAKAANIEVVVFDRGGYLYHGRVQALAEAAREAGLKF from the coding sequence ATGATTACGAAGTCAGACAAGAATAAAGTGCGTCAACACCGACACACTCGAGTTCGTGGTAAGATTTCTGGTACTGCAGAGCGCCCACGCTTGAACGTTTACCGTTCTAACAAGAACATCTACGCTCAATTAATTGATGACGTAGCGGGTGTGACGCTTGCTAGTGCCTCAACTTTGGACAAGTCAGTTGAGACTGCTCCAAAGACTGAGCAAGCTTCTAAGGTTGGAGCTTTGATCGCAGAGCGCGCTAAGGCCGCAAACATCGAAGTTGTAGTATTTGACCGTGGTGGTTACCTATACCACGGACGTGTACAAGCCTTGGCTGAAGCTGCTCGTGAAGCTGGTTTGAAGTTCTAA
- the rplO gene encoding 50S ribosomal protein L15 yields MKLNELQVAEGSRKVRNRVGRGESSGNGKTAGRGQKGQKARGKVRMGFEGGQMPLFRRIPKRGFTNINRKEYAVVNLDVLNQFDNGSEVTPALLVEAGIVKNELSGIKILANGELTKSLTVKAHKFSATAVTAIEAAGGKTEVI; encoded by the coding sequence ATGAAGCTTAATGAACTCCAAGTAGCTGAAGGTTCACGTAAGGTCCGCAACCGTGTCGGACGTGGTGAATCATCAGGTAATGGTAAGACTGCTGGACGTGGTCAAAAAGGTCAAAAGGCTCGTGGTAAGGTACGTATGGGATTTGAAGGGGGACAAATGCCTTTGTTCCGTCGTATCCCAAAGCGTGGATTTACTAACATCAACCGCAAGGAATACGCTGTAGTAAACCTTGACGTGTTGAATCAATTCGATAACGGTTCAGAAGTTACACCAGCATTGTTGGTAGAAGCTGGAATCGTTAAGAACGAATTGAGCGGCATTAAGATCTTGGCTAACGGTGAATTGACTAAGTCATTGACTGTTAAGGCACACAAGTTCTCAGCTACTGCAGTTACGGCTATCGAAGCTGCTGGTGGTAAGACAGAGGTGATCTAA